The Aquificaceae bacterium genome contains the following window.
TCTTCAATCTTTACATCTATATCATATTCACCCTCCATAAGTCCCTTTTTGAGGAAATAGTTTTGAAGGTCAAGGTTCAGAGCTTCAATAAAGTCTGTGTTGAATATGGCTGGAAGTTTTTCTCTGTGTTTTTTGAATAGGTTTTCTATTTTTTTATTTTCTCCTTCGTATTTCAAGTCTTTCAAAACCTGTTTTTTACCCTGAATAATTTCTATGCGCACTTTCACGCTCTTTTCATCTCTGAGAATATCCTTGTCTAACCTGCCAGTCGCAAGAGTGTAACCATCCTTGCGGAGCTTTTCAAGTTGAGAATTCAGGAGCGCTTCCAGTGTGTCCTCGTCGTAGAGCTGTCCCTCAAAGCCTTCTCCAACCATCCTGTATCTTTCCCCCTCTTGGACTCTGAAGTTTATGCTCTCTCCTTTTACTTCGTAGTCAACCCTCACATCAAAAAAACCCTTTCTGTGGTAAGCCCTTATGATGTTTTCCTTTGCCTCCTCAAGAGAGAAGGGGTCAACCCCCTTTCTTTCCAGACCGCTTATTACTGCGAGCTCCTTTTCTGTGAAAAAGGAAGCACCTTCTGCGTGCACTCTGTATCTTTTTCCTTCAATTATCTGAAAGATGGGTCTGGCAACGAAGCCTCTTCCTGTTATGGCACCCAGGGTGGCAAGGGGATGGCTGAAAAGGTTTGATATGCCTTCAGATATTGAGCCGAGTATTCTTAAGGGTTTCCTTTTCACCTCCATTTCTCTTGGCATAAGAACCTCGTAGAAGGGTCTTTTTAGTCTTAGCTTTTCCAGACCCTCGTAGTAGACAAAGCTATCCCAGAACCCTTCCCCTATGTAAAAGTCCTGGAGCTGAAACACGCTATCTCTGAAAAGGCTTTCCTTTACCACTCTACCTCTTACAAGCCCTATTGCCTGGTCCAGGATGGAGGGTGGGTAGCTTGAACCTCTGTATACTCCTCCCTCTGTAAAATATACTGGTCCCTCATCTATTCCTATGTAGAGGTCTATGTAACCTTCTTCGTCTTTTATCAGCGTCACGCCTACTGAGGTGTCAAGAAAACCTCTGTCCATGTAAAGCCTTTTTATCCTTTCTTCTACATCTCCCTCTCTGAACTCAGGACCCCGCACAGGCATACCCTCATAAAAGCCAAGGTATGAAAGTATCTCCTCCCTCAGAAGTGCCACGTTTCCCCTTATATGTATAGACCTAATTATTGGAAACCTCTCCACATATATGTATATACTTTCTCCATCCTCCATGAGGTAAACATCCTTCACATCCTCTATTTTCCTGATAATATCAATCATTTCCCTGTAATTCTGCTGGTTTACAGTCCTCTCCAGATTGCTTTTCCTGAGTGGGTAATTGGATATGATAAAAACCTGAGCAAAGAGGCTCATGGGAAAAAGGAGGAGAAGAAGAAAAGGGAGCATATTATAATTTTAGCAATGGACCTCAGCAGAAAGGTGCTCTTTTCAAACCCCGGCCTGGGTTATGCGGATATTCAGAAAAAGGACGAGAAAGAAGTTGCTATTGAGTTTGAATCCATACTTCTCAAGGAGATTCTGAAGGCAGCCTTCAAGCCAATTCTTGAGAGTAAGTCTTTTGACACCAGGCTATACTACGATACCTTCCTTGAAAATCTCAGTAAAAAGCTGGCGGAGGCGGGAGGAATTGGTATAGCAAGGTTCATACTAGAGAACATTAAAGATGGGAAGACTTGACAGGGTAAGTCCTTTTATAGTTATGGACATCCTCAAGGAGGCTCAGAACATAGGGGATGTAGTCCATATGGAAATAGGCGAGCCAGACCTTGAACCTCCACCCGGTGCAGTAGAGGCTCTTGAGAGGGCTGTGAGGGAAAAGAGATACTTCTACACACCAAGCCTCGGCCTATGGGAACTCAGGGAACGCGTAGCCCGGCACTATTACGAATACTATCATGTTGACGTATCCCCATCAAGAGTTATCATAACAACGGGCACATCAGGAGCCTTTCTTGTGGCCTATGCCATACTTATGAACGCAGGAGAAAAGGTTGTGCTTTCTGACCCTTCCTACCCCTGCTACAAGAACTTTGCTCATGTGCTGGACATAGAGCCCCTTTTTGTAAGGGTAGACAGAAGCACAAGGTATCAGATAGTCCCCGACCAGTTAAAAGACCTCCAGGACTTTACTGCTGTCCATATATCCTCTCCTGCAAACCCCACTGGCACACTCTATGAGGAGGATAATCTGAAGGCACTTGTAGAATACTGTGAGGAGAGGGGTAAATACTTCATATCGGATGAGATATACCATGGTCTTGTTTATGATAGAAAGGAAAAAACCGCCCTTGAATTCAGCCAGAAGGCTATAGTTATAAATGGGTTTTCAAAGGCTTTCTGCATGCCTGGCTTCAGGCTTGGCTGGATGATACTCCCTGATGAAGATATGGTAAGAAGGGCAGAGCTGGTTATACAGAACCTCTACATATCTGCCCCAGTTCTGAGCCAGTATGCTGCCCTGGAAGCTTTTGACTATGACTATCTGAGAAGGGTCAGGGATGTTTACAGGGAGAGAAGGGATTTTCTTTACGCGGATTTAAGGGATTTACTTGATATTGATGCATATCCCGATGGTGCCTTCTACATCTGGGCGAGCGTAGAAAAGTATGGACTTGATGGCTACAGCCTGTCGCAGGAGCTTTTGAGAAAGGCAAGGGTTGCAGTTACGCCGGGTATAGATTTTGGAACCAACAACACAGATAGATACATAAGGATATCCTTTGCAAAGGATGGAGGCACCCTCAGAGAGGGTGCCAGAAGGATAAGGGATTACTTTATGAGATAGATTCTCACAGCCCTCTGCTGCGCATGTTTTGGACCCAGAAGGTCTGCCACCTCCTTACCGTAAGAGGCTATTCTCATTCTTCCAATGTCTACTCCCTTCTTTGCAAGATAGCTGGCAACCATCTGCGCCCTCCACATGGATAGGTTGAAGTTATACCTGCTGCTTCCCCTTGTGTCTGCAAAACCTACTATAAGCACCTCTCTGCTATCGCCTCTTAGCTTTTCCACCATATCGTCAAGTTTTTTGGCTTCAGACTTCTTTATGTTGAACCTGTCAAAATCAAAGAAAACCACTCCTACTTCCTCCAGCTGCCATCTGTAGGGACCAACTCCATCTTCTCTTTTGGGTGCAGGTGCTGGCCTCTGTTCAAGAGCCCTTATCCTTTTTTCGTGGTCTTCAGCCACACCCTCCAGCTTCTTAACCCTTCCTTCAAGGTCTCCAACCTTCCTGTTTGCCTCTTCTGCCTTTTTGTTTGCCTCTTCTGCCAGCTTCTTGCTCTCAACTATTGCATCAAAATATCCCTTGTAGCACTTGTCCAACATGTATTTAGAGAAAACCTCTTGAGGACTTCCGCAGGGGTCCATGGGCTTCTGTTGGGCAAATACAACTCCGGAGAAAAGAGCTACAGCAAGAACTGCCTTTCTCATGTTTCCACCTCCTTTCCTTGACTTGTATATATTATACATCGCTCTTTATGAAAAAATTGTTAAGTTTTAAAGGAAGCTCTGAGTTTTTCAACTATACTCCTCATGATTTCGTCCGCCTGCTCCCCCTCTCGTGTTATTATCCTGTGAGAAAGGCATAGTGGGGCAAGTTCAAGAATGTCCTCTGGAACAACGAAATCTCTGTCCCTTGTGAAGGCCATCGCCTTGGCGCAGTTTATGAGGTGCATGAGACCCCTCGTGGATACACCGAGCAGTATCCCAGGGTGCTGCCTGGTGGCATGGGCTATTTCCACCGCAAGGTGGGCAACTTCTGGAGAAACGTAGAACTTTCTTATACTTTCCATGACAGAGGCTAGGTCCTGAAGCTTTACCACCGGTTTTAACCTTTCAACTTTTTCAAGGGGATTTTCTCCCCTCAATGTAAAAAGCTGGCGGAGGCGGGAGGAATTGGTATAGCAAGGTTCATACTAGAGAACATTAAAGATGGGAAGACTTGACAGGGTAAGTCCTTTTATAGTTATGGACATCCTCAAGGAGGCTCAGAACATAGGGGATGTAGTCCATATGGAAATAGGCGAGCCAGACCTTGAACCTCCACCCGGTGCAGTAGAGGCTCTTGAGAGGGCTGTGAGGGAAAAGAGATACTTCTACACACCAAGCCTCGGCCTATGGGAACTCAGGGAACGCGTAGCCCGGCACTATTACGAATACTATCATGTTGACGTATCCCCATCAAGAGTTATCATAACAACGGGCACATCAGGAGCCTTTCTTGTGGCCTATGCCATACTTATGAACGCAGGAGAAAAGGTTGTGCTTTCTGACCCTTCCTACCCCTGCTACAAGAACTTTGCTCATGTGCTGGACATAGAGCCCCTTTTTGTAAGGGTAGACAGAAGCACAAGGTATCAGATAGTCCCCGACCAGTTAAAAGACCTCCAGGACTTTACTGCTGTCCATATATCCTCTCCTGCAAACCCCACTGGCACACTCTATGAGGAGGATAATCTGAAGGCACTTGTAGAATACTGTGAGGAGAGGGGTAAATACTTCATATCGGATGAGATATACCATGGTCTTGTTTATGATAGAAAGGAAAAAACCGCCCTTGAATTCAGCCAGAAGGCTATAGTTATAAATGGGTTTTCAAAGGCTTTCTGCATGCCTGGCTTCAGGCTTGGCTGGATGATACTCCCTGATGAAGATATGGTAAGAAGGGCAGAGCTGGTTATACAGAACCTCTACATATCTGCCCCAGTTCTGAGCCAGTATGCTGCCCTGGAAGCTTTTGACTATGACTATCTGAGAAGGGTCAGGGATGTTTACAGGGAGAGAAGGGATTTTCTTTACGCGGATTTAAGGGATTTACTTGATATTGATGCATATCCCGATGGTGCCTTCTACATCTGGGCGAGCGTAGAAAAGTATGGACTTGATGGCTACAGCCTGTCGCAGGAGCTTTTGAGAAAGGCAAGGGTTGCAGTTACGCCGGGTATAGATTTTGGAACCAACAACACAGATAGATACATAAGGATATCCTTTGCAAAGGATGGAGGCACCCTCAGAGAGGGTGCCAGAAGGATAAGGGATTACTTTATGAGATAGATTCTCACAGCCCTCTGCTGCGCATGTTTTGGACCCAGAAGGTCTGCCACCTCCTTACCGTAAGAGGCTATTCTCATTCTTCCAATGTCTACTCCCTTCTTTGCAAGATAGCTGGCAACCATCTGCGCCCTCCACATGGATAGGTTGAAGTTATACCTGCTGCTTCCCCTTGTGTCTGCAAAACCTACTATAAGCACCTCTCTGCTATCGCCTCTTAGCTTTTCCACCATATCGTCAAGTTTTTTGGCTTCAGACTTCTTTATGTTGAACCTGTCAAAATCAAAGAAAACCACTCCTACTTCCTCCAGCTGCCATCTGTAGGGACCAACTCCATCTTCTCTTTTGGGTGCAGGTGCTGGCCTCTGTTCAAGAGCCCTTATCCTTTTTTCGTGGTCTTCAGCCACACCCTCCAGCTTCTTAACCCTTCCTTCAAGGTCTCCAACCTTCCTGTTTGCCTCTTCTGCCTTTTTGTTTGCCTCTTCTGCCAGCTTCTTGCTCTCAACTATTGCATCAAAATATCCCTTGTAGCACTTGTCCAACATGTATTTAGAGAAAACCTCTTGAGGACTTCCGCAGGGGTCCATGGGCTTCTGTTGGGCAAATACAACTCCGGAGAAAAGAGCTACAGCAAGAACTGCCTTTCTCATGTTTCCACCTCCTTTCCTTGACTTGTATATATTATACATCGCTCTTTATGAAAAAATTGTTAAGTTTTAAAGGAAGCTCTGAGTTTTTCAACTATACTCCTCATGATTTCGTCCGCCTGCTCCCCCTCTCGTGTTATTATCCTGTGAGAAAGGCATAGTGGGGCAAGTTCAAGAATGTCCTCTGGAACAACGAAATCTCTGTCCCTTGTGAAGGCCATCGCCTTGGCGCAGTTTATGAGGTGCATGAGACCCCTCGTGGATACACCGAGCAGTATCCCAGGGTGCTGCCTGGTGGCATGGGCTATTTCCACCGCAAGGTGGGCAACTTCTGGAGAAACGTAGAACTTTCTTATACTTTCCATGACAGAGGCTAGGTCCTGAAGCTTTACCACCGGTTTTAACCTTTCAACTTTTTCAAGGGGATTTTCTCCCCTCAATATCTGGGCCTCCGTTTCCATGTCTGGGTATCCGAGGCTCAGCCTCATGCTGAACCTGTCAAGCTGGGATTCTGGAAGAGGATAAGTGCCGTGCTGTTCCACAGGGTTCTGGGTTGCTATAACGAAGAAGGGCTGTGGAAGCTCGTGGGTTACGCCATCCACGGAGACCTTCCCCTCTGCCATGGCTTCCAAAAGGGCACTCTGGGTTTTGGGTGTAGCCCTGTTTATCTCATCTGCAAGTATGAGGTTGTTGAATATGGGCCCTTTCTTGAAAACAAAGGACTTTTTTGACTGATCGTAGAGACTCACTCCAAGTATGTCTGAAGGAAGAAGGTCGCTTGTGAACTGAATCCTTGCAAAGGAAAGACCCAGAACTCTTGCCATTGAAAGGGCAAGGGTTGTTTTCCCCACACCTGGCACATCCTCCAAAAGAAGATGCCCTCCAGAAAGGAGGCATATGAGGGAGTAGTTCACTACCTCGTCCTTCCCCTTCAGCACCCTCTTTATTTCTGATACAACTGTTTCAAGTTCCATACTCAGAACATTATACAGTGCTATAATTGTAAAACCATGCATTTGCAGGAAAAGTTGATAGCGGAAAGAGTGAAGGAGCTTGTGGAGCCAATAGTGAGAAACATGGGTTACAGACTTTTCGATGTGGAGTTCAGGTCTGAGAGGGGATGGGTGCTCAGAATAATACTTGATAAGGAAGGAGGCATAACCCTTGGGGACTGCGAGGAGGTAAGCAAAAGAATAAGCGCCCTGCTGGATGTGGAGGATATAATACCTGTTTCCTATGTGCTTGAGGTATCCTCACCCGGGCTGACAAGAGAGCTAACAAAACCTTCACACTTTGAGTTCTTTCAGGGAAGGCTCATAAGGGTGGTTCTCAGAGAACCTGTGGAAGGAAAGAGAGAGTTCAGGGGATACATAGAGGAGATTAGAGAAGGCATCCTTCGGCTCAAGGAAAAGGATACGGGTAAAGAATACCACATTCCCCTCTCCATCATCGCCAGAGCCAACCTGGAGCTTGAAAGATGGTAAAAAACCTCAAGAAGCTCATAGAACAGGTGGCAAAGGATAAGAACCTTCCTGAATGGGTTGTAGAGAAGTCTCTTAAGAACGCCATAGCACTCGCCATAAAAAGGGACAGGAGGATAAAGGAAGAGCTTGAAGTGCACCTTGAGGATGACCAGATAAAGGTATGCATAGTGAGAAGGAAAAACGGTGAGCTGGCAAAGTTTCCTCTGGACATATCAACAGAGGATGTGAACAGAATTGCCGCCCACGCAGCAAAAGAGGAGTTTCTGAAAGAGCTGGAAAAGGCGGAGGAGGAGAGGGGATACCTTGAATACCTTGAAAGAGAGGGAGAGATAGTGTTTGGCATAGTGAGGAGGGTAACGGATGAAGGAGAGGTTATAGTGGACCTGGGTAAGGTGGTGGGGATACTTCCACCAAGGGAACAGATAAGGAAAGAGGAATACAAGCAGGGGAGCAGACTCAAAGCCCTGCTTCTCAGCGTGAGAGAAAAAAAGGGAAGGTACGAAATTATACTGTCAAGGACGCATCCCAGATTTCTCAAAAAGCTCATAGAACATGAGGTGCCGGAGGTTGCCAGAGGTGATGTGGTCATAAAAGCCATAGTTAGAGAGCCGGGAGAGAGGGCAAAGGTGCTCGTGCACTCCGAAGACCCCAAGATTGACCCCGTGGGTGTTATAGTGGGTATAAGAGGTTCAAGAATAGCCCCCATATCTGAGGAGCTTTCTGGTGAAAAGATAGACATAATAAGATGGACCTCCGATGAGGAGGAACTTATAAAGAGAAGCATATCCCCCGCTCCTGTGTCAAGGATAAGGCTTGACAGAAAGAACAAAAGGGCGGAGGTAGCGGTGCCTAAAGAAAAGCTGTCCCTTGCCATAGGTAAGTATGGTGTAAATGTCAAACTGGCAAACAGACTTACGGGCTGGCATATAGATGTGATGTCTGAGGAAGACTTTGAAGCCCTGATGAAACTTACATGAACTCTCAGGAAGGTCTATACATAAAAAAGCTCGTCTACGGTGGTTATGGTCTTGCACAGAAGGAGGGCAAAAATGTTCTCGTGGACTATGCCCTTCCTGGAGAGATAGTGGATGTTCAGAGCCTTCAGGAAAAGAAGGACTATTCTCTTGCAAGGGTGAAGAAGGTGATAATGCCCTCCTCTGCCAGGAGAGAACCACCATGCCCTTATTTTGGGACCTGCGGAGGCTGTCAGCTCCAGCATATGGAATATTCAGCTCAGATAAAGTCAAAGGAAGAGATACTTCTTGAAACACTGAGTAGGATTGGAAAGCTGAAGGTAAGTAAGCTTGAACCTTCCCTCTTTTCTGAAGAGTTTGCATACAGGGTCAGGGTCCAGTTCAAAGTTTCCGGTGGAAAGCTGGGATTCTTTGAGAGAAGGAGCTACAGACTTGTGGAGATAGAGAAGTGCCTTGTGGCGCATCCTGCTATCAACGAGCTTATTCCGTCCCTGAAGGAGCTTGCGGTCAGGCTTGATGGTCTTAAGGAAATACATGTGCTTTACTCCCCGCAGGAGGGAGAGGCCCTCCTCAAGCTCCTTTCAGAGAAAAGCTTTCCAAGAGAAAGGCTTAAAAAGCTTACAGAAACCACGCTTCCCAAGAAAGTTGTTGGCGTTTGTCTTTACAGAGAACACAGGTTGCATACCATCGGCAGAGATTTTACCTTTGTAAGGATTGGTCCCTACAGATACAGGGTAAGTATGGACTCCTTCCTTCAGGTGAACCATCTTCTCTGGGAAGCCTTTGTGAATTCTGCCCTTCCCGGAGAGAGGTTCGACAGGGTGCTTGAGCTACACTGTGGAATAGGCTTTTTTAGCCTTTTCCTTGCTGGCAGGTCCGACTTTGTCCTCTCCTACGACACAAGCAGGTCTGCCATAAGAGATGCAGAGTATAACGCCAGAATCAACTCTGTTAGCAATGTGAGCTTTCAGCAGGAAAGCAGTATGGAAGCCCTCAAAAGACATGCAGGAGAAGCCATAGACCTTCTTTTCCTTGACCCACCGCGGTCAGGACTTTCCGATGGCGAGACAAAGCTTATTCTTAAGAACAGTCCCCGAGAAATTGTATATGTCTCATGTGAGCCCACAACCCTCGCTAGAGACCTGAAGGTTCTGGTAAAGGGTGGATACAGACTGACGAGCCTGAGGATGGTTGATAACTTTCCCAATACCTATCATATTGAAGCAATAGCTCATCTGAGGCTGGAGTAATGCACCTCAGAAGGGTTTTCATGGAAGAACCCGTACTAAGGATACTTGACAGAAGTCTGGATTTTTCAAGTATCTCTGAACTTGCCACCTGCTGTGTATGGTCATAAACTAAAATTCTTACTATCAGAAGAGTATAAAAAAAGGAGGTAAACCCATGCACGTCCTCAAAAGGAGCGGAAAGAAGGAGTCTCTGGACATTTCCAAGATTCGTATAGTCATAGATTTTGCGTGTGCAGGTATAGACGTGGACCCTATGGAGCTGGAGCTGGATGCTCAGATACAGTTCAGGGACGGCATAAGCACAAAGGAGATACAGCAGCTCCTTATAAGGACAGCAGCAGAAAAGGTTTCACCTCAGACTCCTCAGTGGCAGTATGTGGCGGCAAGGCTCCTTCTTTACGACCTTTACAAGGATGTGGGGCATCTCAGGGGTTATAAGGTAAAGGACAAGATAAACGGTAAATACAAACCTTACAACCCGGAGAGTTTCTACAGGCTTGTAAAAACCTACGCGGAAAGGGGAATATATGGAGATTATCTTATCAGGGAATACACAGAAGAGGACTTTAACCAGCTCGCCAGATATATAGACCCAGACAGGGACCTGCTTTTTACCTACACAGGAATAAAGGTGCTTGCAGACAGGTATCTGGTGAGGGATGAGGATGGAAACATAATAGAGCTTCCTCAGGAGATGTATATGCTAATAGCCATGACCCTCGCTCTTCCCGAGAAAAGGGAAGATAGACTCGGCTATGCAAAACTCTTCTATGACCTTATGAGCAGACATGAAGTATCTCTTGCCACCCCTACTCTGATGAACGCCAGAAGAACCCACACACAGCTGAGCTCCTGCTTTGTGCTTACGGTGGATGACGACTTGTATGACATTTTTGACAACGTGCAGAAGGCTGGTCAGATTTCCAAGTTTGCAGGTGGTCTTGGCATATACCTTGGAAAGATAAGGGCAACGGGCGCTCCCATAAGGAAGTTCAAGGGGGCAAGCTCTGGCGTCCTTCCGGTGGTCAAAATTCTCAACGATGTGATGATATATGTGGACCAGCTCGGGATGAGAAAGGGTTCTGCAAGTATAACCCTTGACATATGGCACAAGGACATACTGGAATTTCTTGAAGTAAAGACCAACGTGGGCGATGAGAGGAAAAAGGCTCACGACATACATCCGGCTATAGCCATACCCGACCTATTTATGAAAAGGCTTAAGGCAAGGCAGAAGTGGACCCTTATTGACCCCTACTACTGCAAGAATGTAAAGGATGGCAAAAACCTTGAGGACCTCTACGGAGAAGAGTTTGAGGAGCTATACGAGAGGCTGGAAAGGGAGGTTCCATCCAACGCAAAGAAGGAAGTGGACGCCTTTGAGCTCTGGAAGAGGCTTCTGACCGTTGTCTTTGAAACGGGGGAGCCCTATATCTTTTTCAGGGATACCGCAAACAGACTTAACCCCAACAAACACTGCGGAATGGTATACAGCTCTAATTTATGCCATGAAATAGTGCAGAACATGTCTGCAACCACGCACATAGAGGATACCCTGCAGGAGGATGGCACCATAGTCCACAGGAAAAGAGCCGGTGATGTAGTGGTCTGCAATCTGGGGTCTATAAACCTTGGAAAAGTCTACTCAAAGGAGGATATGGAAAGGGTGGTGCCGCTTCTTGTAAGGATGCTGGACAATGTGATAAGCATAAACTTCTATGCAATAAAGGAGGCAGAGTGGACAAATCGCAGATACAGGTCCATAGGTATAGGCGTGAGCAACTACCACTACTGCCTTGTAAAAAAGGGTATCCAGTGGGAGTCAGAGGAGCACCTTGAGTTTACAAAGGAGCTTTTTGAAAGAATAGCCTTCTACGCTATAAAGGGTTCCATGGAGCTGGCAAAGGAAAGGGGAGCATATCCCCTCTTTGAAGGTTCAGACTGGAGCAGGGGTGTATTCTTTGGAAGGTCTGCGGAGGAAAACAGGAGGATTTCAAAGAACGGTTTTGACTGGGTATCCCTTGCGGAAGAGGTCAAAAAGAACGGCATGAGAAACGCCTATCTGCTGGCAGTTATGCCCACGGGCTCCACCTCCCTCATAGTGGGTGCCACACCTTCCATAGACCCAATTTTTGCCAAGTTTTACAAAGAGGAAAACATGTCTGGCATCCTGCCTCAGGTGCCTCCAGAGATTGATAGATACTTCTGGCACTACAAGAGCGCCTACAGTATAGACCAGGAATGGGTCATAAGAGCGGCGGCTGCAAGGCAGAAGTGGATAGACCAGGCGCAGTCCCTTAACCTCTTCATAGACCCCGAGCAGATAGATGGTCCAAGGCTTTCAAGACTTTACGAACTTGCCTGGGAACTTGGACTCAAAACAGTTTACTATACAAGGAGCAAGTCCATGACAGACATTGAAGAATGTGAAAGCTGCTCCACATGAGGAGGTAGAAGATGGAAAGGACTATAATCTTCAATCCAGGAGGCGACAGAGAACCCTCAAAGCGAAGGATAGCCTTTGGCAATCCCACCAACATAATGGAGCTGAACAGCGTCAAGTATCAGTGGGCTTTTGACCTCTACAAGACAATGGGCTTTACCAACTTCTGGATTCCCGAAGAGATACCTATGAATGAGGACAGAAAACAGTATGAGAAGGAGCTATCCCAGTATGAGAAAAGAGCCTATGAGATGGTTCTCTCCTTCCTTATAGCCCTTGACTCCTATCAGGTGAACATGCTTAAAGAGTTTGCACGCTACATTACAGCACCTGAGCTTGTTATGGCTCTCACTTCCCAGGAGTTTCAGGAAGCACTTCACAGCTATTCTTACCAGTTTGTGCTTGAGAGCGTTGTGGACCCCAGGATTGCGGACGAGATATACAACTACTGGAGGCAGGACCAGGTTCTTATGGAACGCAACAGGGTCATCGCAGAGCTATACAACGAGTTCATAAGAAAACCAACAGAAGAAAACTTCATAAAGGCAGTCTTCGGGAACTATGTGCTCGAGAGTCTGTATTTTTACTCTGGCTTTGCCTTCTTCTATACCCTGGGAAGGCAGGGGAAGATGAGGAATACGGTTCAGCAGATAAAGTATATCAACAGGGATGAACTTACGCATGTGACCCTCTTTAGAAACATCATCCTTACCCTCAGGGAAGAACAGCCAGAACTTTTTACGCCAGAGCTTGAAAAATGGGTCTATGAATTTTTCAGGTTTGCCACGGAAAAGGAGATAGAGTGGGGCAAATACGTGACCCAGAACCAGATACTTGGGCTGAACGATTACCTGATAGACAGGTATATAAAGTATCTTTCCAACCTCAGGCTCACGCAGCTTGGCTACAAACCACTCTATCCGGAGGTTACAGACAACCCAATGAAATGGATAGACCAGTTCAGAACGATAAACGACACAAAAACCGACTTCTTCCAGGCAAAGCCACAGACCTATGCCAAAAGAAGCGAACTAAAGTGGTAGAAGACAGGCAAAGGGCTTCAGATTGTTTTCGAGCTTTTCTGCATAAGTCTGAAGCCTATCTCTCCTGAGAGGGTGAAGTAGGTTTGGGTTCAGCTCAAGAAGTGGGAAAAGGAAAAAATCCCTCTCTGTCAGGTAAAGATGCGGAACTCTCAGAAAGCTGAGCATCAGGATGTGGTTTTCATACAGCAGTATGTCAAGGTCTATCTCCCTCGGTCCCCATCTTTCCCTTGGCTTCCTGCCAGTCTTCTGCTCAATTTCCTTCAAAACTTTAAGGAGGCCTATAGGTTCCAGCTTAGTTTCAAACTCAAGGACGCCGTTTATAAACTCAGGCTGGTCTGTCTTGCCCCAGGGTTTGCTTATGTATAGGGTGGAGACTTTCAGGATAGAGCCATAGTCCTTCAAAAGCTCAAGGGCTTTCAGGATGTAAGAGAGCCTGTCCTCCACATTGCTGCC
Protein-coding sequences here:
- a CDS encoding class I SAM-dependent RNA methyltransferase, whose protein sequence is MNSQEGLYIKKLVYGGYGLAQKEGKNVLVDYALPGEIVDVQSLQEKKDYSLARVKKVIMPSSARREPPCPYFGTCGGCQLQHMEYSAQIKSKEEILLETLSRIGKLKVSKLEPSLFSEEFAYRVRVQFKVSGGKLGFFERRSYRLVEIEKCLVAHPAINELIPSLKELAVRLDGLKEIHVLYSPQEGEALLKLLSEKSFPRERLKKLTETTLPKKVVGVCLYREHRLHTIGRDFTFVRIGPYRYRVSMDSFLQVNHLLWEAFVNSALPGERFDRVLELHCGIGFFSLFLAGRSDFVLSYDTSRSAIRDAEYNARINSVSNVSFQQESSMEALKRHAGEAIDLLFLDPPRSGLSDGETKLILKNSPREIVYVSCEPTTLARDLKVLVKGGYRLTSLRMVDNFPNTYHIEAIAHLRLE
- a CDS encoding ribonucleotide-diphosphate reductase subunit beta; protein product: MERTIIFNPGGDREPSKRRIAFGNPTNIMELNSVKYQWAFDLYKTMGFTNFWIPEEIPMNEDRKQYEKELSQYEKRAYEMVLSFLIALDSYQVNMLKEFARYITAPELVMALTSQEFQEALHSYSYQFVLESVVDPRIADEIYNYWRQDQVLMERNRVIAELYNEFIRKPTEENFIKAVFGNYVLESLYFYSGFAFFYTLGRQGKMRNTVQQIKYINRDELTHVTLFRNIILTLREEQPELFTPELEKWVYEFFRFATEKEIEWGKYVTQNQILGLNDYLIDRYIKYLSNLRLTQLGYKPLYPEVTDNPMKWIDQFRTINDTKTDFFQAKPQTYAKRSELKW
- a CDS encoding ribonucleoside-diphosphate reductase subunit alpha → MHVLKRSGKKESLDISKIRIVIDFACAGIDVDPMELELDAQIQFRDGISTKEIQQLLIRTAAEKVSPQTPQWQYVAARLLLYDLYKDVGHLRGYKVKDKINGKYKPYNPESFYRLVKTYAERGIYGDYLIREYTEEDFNQLARYIDPDRDLLFTYTGIKVLADRYLVRDEDGNIIELPQEMYMLIAMTLALPEKREDRLGYAKLFYDLMSRHEVSLATPTLMNARRTHTQLSSCFVLTVDDDLYDIFDNVQKAGQISKFAGGLGIYLGKIRATGAPIRKFKGASSGVLPVVKILNDVMIYVDQLGMRKGSASITLDIWHKDILEFLEVKTNVGDERKKAHDIHPAIAIPDLFMKRLKARQKWTLIDPYYCKNVKDGKNLEDLYGEEFEELYERLEREVPSNAKKEVDAFELWKRLLTVVFETGEPYIFFRDTANRLNPNKHCGMVYSSNLCHEIVQNMSATTHIEDTLQEDGTIVHRKRAGDVVVCNLGSINLGKVYSKEDMERVVPLLVRMLDNVISINFYAIKEAEWTNRRYRSIGIGVSNYHYCLVKKGIQWESEEHLEFTKELFERIAFYAIKGSMELAKERGAYPLFEGSDWSRGVFFGRSAEENRRISKNGFDWVSLAEEVKKNGMRNAYLLAVMPTGSTSLIVGATPSIDPIFAKFYKEENMSGILPQVPPEIDRYFWHYKSAYSIDQEWVIRAAAARQKWIDQAQSLNLFIDPEQIDGPRLSRLYELAWELGLKTVYYTRSKSMTDIEECESCST
- the folK gene encoding 2-amino-4-hydroxy-6-hydroxymethyldihydropteridine diphosphokinase, which produces MPVCYIAFGSNVEDRLSYILKALELLKDYGSILKVSTLYISKPWGKTDQPEFINGVLEFETKLEPIGLLKVLKEIEQKTGRKPRERWGPREIDLDILLYENHILMLSFLRVPHLYLTERDFFLFPLLELNPNLLHPLRRDRLQTYAEKLENNLKPFACLLPL